Genomic window (Dyadobacter fanqingshengii):
TCTTGTGGATGTACAACGCCAGTTTGGTCAAAAGAGCCGGTTCTTCCGGGAAAAACAGGTTCTGTAAAAGCTACATTTAATGCCGCAGCGGCAGGTCCTTTTAATAAGCCTGTAACAGTTTTCAGTAACACAGAAGGCGGTTCAATCACTTTGTACCTGAACGGTGAAGTGGTTCCGAAAGCAACAAAATCTTCCAAATAATCCGAGACGATATTTGGTGAAAATGGCGGTCCTGACTGGGCGGCCATTTTTTATGCCCCTACTGCAATGTTAATAAGCAGATCTGTCGTAGAATGAGCGGCGGCGCGTCACTTTTAAATCCTGCAAAATGCTGGATTTCACTTTCAATGTGAAGTTATAGTTGCTTACCCGAGAGGCGCTTCCCGCAAACGGCGTCCAGCTGAAACTCATGTCCCAGCAATGCAGGTCGCGGTAAAGGGTTAATGATGTAATGGTAGGCTCAAATGCGGTGAAGTCGAAACCGGTGTTTACACTGACTTTAAAATTCTTGGATAAGCTAAGGTCACCCGTAACCTGAACAGCCTGAATAAGTTGTGCTTTTGAAAGCCCTGGTTTGGTTAAGCCGAAGTTATAGTTCAGAGACACATTCCAGGGAATATTGAAATCCACGTACAGTTCCGGGTTCTGGGCAATGAATTCGCGCTGCTCCTCCGTAACGGTTGGATTTCCGTTTGCTGCGGGGGGCACCGTTTTGGCCTTATCCGAGCTTTTCGGCGCAAAGCTCGTTCCTAATGTAAAGCCCAGATTTTGCAGGTTTGCCAATCCTTGTCCTTGTGTGATGGCATATCTGTTCACCTTAGTTCCAACCTGATTACTCAGAATCCGTGGATTTGCCTCATATGCATAAGGGTCCAGGTTCATATTGAAGTTTAAATTCAGGTTTTTACCAATCCGGGCATTCGCGTTAACCGTAATGTTGGATAGATTTAATGAATCTGCCAGCAGGTTATAATTTCCTCCCAAACTCAGGTTATCCAGCAGTGATATTTTCTCAAATTGCTGTGCAGCCGTGTCACTTTTGGTTTTGAGTTTCATTTCAAATGAGTTGTTTAAACTGAAAGAAATGACACTCGAAGCGCGCCCGTTGCTTACGCCTGTTCCTACGCCTCTAAACCGCGATAATGAATATTCTCTGTCTAATCCGCGATTTTTAATGTTTACTTTTTGATAAAAACCAAAAGCATCACCTGTAAAATCCGGCGTGTAAGTAAATGATAATGAAGGAATAACGGTGTGCCGAATTGCTTCCAGTCGCTTGCCTTTGACGAAGAATGTCCCGTAAAAACGAGTGTTAACCCCGGCTCCGAAATTGTAAGAATATTCTGTTCCCGCTTGCCTTAATGTATCAATGCGGACCTGATTTTTTTCAACTGAATAAGCGTATTGTTTGGTAAAAACTTCACCTTGTAGTGAAAGGCTCGGCGTAACATTCACAAACCTTAAAATCTTAAAGTTGGGCAGTGAAATAGGCAAGCTGTAACGACCAGTAAACTGCGCGTCTTTCAGCATTTCGGGAAGATTGTCCAGATTAAAAGCCACCACTTTTGCAGTGTTGGCGCGCGTTGGATCAACATTGTTAATGATGGAAAAACCCAGACTCGAGGAGGAAGTATCAATTGCGGTCAGTGAGTTTGTCAATGCATAATTTCCGCTAAAATCCATTCCCAGACGGAAGCTCTCATACCAGCGTCCTCTACCACCTTTCAATGCAAATGGTGCAATCTGGTTAACGCCAAAGCTGAAATCGGTCGAAATGTTCGTTTTACCGCCTTTTTTGATTCCATCAGTCGGGTCAATTTGTCCGAAGTTCTGGTTTACGCGTAAACTGGCCGCTGCCCGCATAAACTGCCCGAAAGTGCGGTTATACTGCACCGAAGAACTCGCCACATTCGAAATATATTTTTGCGTATCAAATTCCTGCAACTGATTGTAACTGTTGCTACTGACATTCACATTCGCAGAAAATTGCGAATTGCCACGCGGCCTTGGCGCATGTGACCAGATAATGCTGAAATCATTGGTTTGTCCACGCCCAAGGTCCCGGTCAACCTCATCGCTTGACTTATTCTTGTTGAACCGCAATGCGAAATTACCATTGTATTGATAACGTCTGGAATAGGTGGAAGCAACGCCCAATCCCCAGCTTCCCGTAGAATAAATCTGTCCCGTAACCGAAGCATTGATGTACTCACTGATGGCGAAATAATAGCCGCCTTCTCTCAGATAGAAACCACGACCATTAGGTTCTTCTCCATAAGTAGGAAAAAGAATGCCCGAGGTTCCATTCTCCTTCTTTTTTGGAAAGGGGAAGAAACCGAAAGGCAGCGCGATTGGAAGCGGAACATCACTGATAACCAGGTTGAAAGGCCCGGAAATAACCTGCTTTTTATTCACCATCTTGATCTTCGGCGCATTGATAAAATAATGCGGGTGCGTCAGATTACAGGTTGTATAAATGGAGTGGCGAATGTAAAAATTGCCCTCCGCGTCTTTCTTGACCTTTTCCCCACGAATGTTCCCATCGCCTTCCTGGGTGACAATGCCCTGGATCAAGGCCTTTTTTGACTTGAAATTATATCGGATTTCCTTGGTATTGTAAGTTTCAGGCCCATCCTGAAATATCGGATCGCCGATCGTTTTTTTGGAAGTAGAGTCGGCAGGATCGGGGATTCCGATTGCATAAACCTCATTCGTGACCCAATTGAGGCGGATATAAGCAGCTTTCAGGTTAATGGTTCCATAAGTCACTTCCGCATTGCCGTACAAGTGGACTTGTTTGAGCACCGCGTCCATAATCGTCGAATCCTCCGCTGTATATTGAACGGTGTTTTGCAGATCGTCCGGATTCGACAAAGAATCTACCGCCGTGGAGTCAGTTAATCCGTTATTGGTGAGCGAAGTATCCCCTAATGTTACCGAACCACTTTTGGACGTAGCATTCTTCCCGGCACCGGTTGTGTCGGCGCCAGCTTGATTTTTAACAGCAAGGAGAGAATCCGCTGTCTGTTTAGCCGAACGTGTAACGTTCGGCTTATCCTGATTTTTCCCGGTTCTCTTAGTGCGTTGCTGTACACAGGACACTGTGCTGAATATAAGAAACGCTGCCACTACTGACGATATAATAATCGCCTTTCTTTTCAGTTCTAACAAATAGCGTATTTTTGCATAACGAATTTCAAAATTAGCAGAGAAACCTCTTACGAGTAACGCCCTAATTAAAAAATAATGTTAAAAGTTCTTAAATTAGTAATTGTCGCAAGCACCCTTTTTGCAAGTCTCGCTTTTGTTATTCAAGATGATCCCGCTCCGGCAAAATCCAGTAGAGTAAACACGGTCGTCATTGATGCCGGCCATGGAGGAAAAGATCCTGGGACCCGGGGGCGTGTTACCAAGGAAAAAGACGTTGCGTTAGCAGTTGCTCTGGAACTTGGGCGAAGGATCAAAGAAGAAACTCCTGACGTAAAAGTACTATATACCAGATCAACTGACGTTTTTATTGAGTTGGGAGAGCGCTCCGCTTTTGCAAATCGCAACAATGCAGACCTTTTTATCTCTGTCCACTGCAATGCCACGCCCAGCTCCCGATCGGTGCGAGGAACCGAAACATTCGTAATGGGTTTACACAAAACACAAGGAAACCTCGACGTTGCGAAGCGTGAAAACTCGGTTATTTTGCAGGAAACGAACTATAAGCAAAAATACAAGGGTTTTGATCCCAATTCTCCACTGGCGCACATCATGCTTGCTAATTATCAAAGCGCATTCATTTCCAGTAGTCTCCGCCTGGCAGATCTGATCGAAAAGAAATTTCAATCTGTGTCCGACCGGGAGAGCCGGGGCGTGAAACAAGCCGGGTTTTTGGTGTTATGGAGATGTGCTATGCCGAGCGTTCTGATCGAAACTGGCTTTTTATCCACACCTGATGAAGAAGCCTATCTGGGCTCAGAGGATGGCCAGAAAGAAGTTGCTGAATCCATTCACCAGGCATTTATGGCTTATAAAAAAGATATGGACCGTTAAATAGGGTTATATCTTATATTTCGATTTCAATTAATTAGCCCATGAAAATATCAAGAGAAGCAAAAGTCGGAATAATGGCAGTCGTCGCCATTGTGATGTTATATTTCGGCTTTCACATCCTAAAAGGCTCCGACGTTTTTTCCAGAACCCATAAATACTATGTGCTTTACGACAACATTGACGGTCTCACCGCATCGAACCCTGTGTTGCTGAATGGTTTGAATGTAGGCCGTGTGCAGGAAATCAAGCTTTTGCAAAATCGAAAAAACCAGTTACTGGTAAGTATTGATGTGCAAAAAGGCGTTGTTATTCCCGGCGGAACGGCTGCGATACTGGCCGACGGCGGCTTACTGGGTGGGAAAGTGATTAATCTGGCCATAGGGACAGGCCCGGCCATGAAAGAGGGCGATACACTAGTTTCTCGCAAAGAAGCGGGCATTTCGGCTGTTTTGCAACAGCAAGCATTACCGCTGGTCAATCACGCCGACTCGCTTATCAAAAACCTGGATGTAGTTGTGATGGGTTTTAAGGAAACAGGTTTGATCTTGAATCAGGTTCTTAGAAATTACAACCAGACCGGGACGAATTTGCAGGGGTTACTGGATGAAAATCGCGCTAACCTGGTCGCATTAACTTCGAATTTGAATAAGCTTTCAACTTCTTTGGTGGAGACAGAAAAAGAACTGAAACCGCTTCTTGCCAAAACAGGCACATTAGCAGACTCGCTGAATGCATTGCGGCTCGGGGAAACGGTTCAGAATGCGAACAGGACCATTGGTGAGCTGCATACATTGCTGGCGAGTGTTGAATCGGGCAAAGGAACTGCCGGAAAGCTAATCAAGGATGAAACGCTTTATAACAATATCGATCGCACGATGGTAAGCCTTAACAAACTTCTGACAAACCTGCGTGAACATCCAAAACGTTACATTAACATTTCTGTTTTTGGTAAAAAAGACAAAGGACCCGCGGAATCTCCACTCGACACAACCACTGTTATTAAATAGAAATTTCAGGTTTCAGCATTATTAAATAAAATTGAAGTCGTTTGCTTACGGGTAAACGACTTTTTATTTTTGGAAATAAACCTGACCTTCCGGGCCAGCGACGAATTACTTTACTTCATCAATATGACCAGTCAAGATAGTCTTCCCCAATTGATTCAGGTTCTTCAGCAAAAATATGAGCATGTCAAACTCGGCGGCGGTCCCAAGAAAATTGAAGCGCAACACAAAAAAGGCAAGCTTACAGCCCGGGAAAGGATTGATTATCTGATTGATACGGATTCTTATTTTCTTGAAATCGGTGCATTTACAGCGGATGGCATGTATGCGGAAGAAGGCGGATGTCCGTCTGGTGGAGTGGTTGCAGGCATCGGATATGTGTCAGGAAAACAATGCATGATTGTGGCCAATGATGCCACTGTGAAGGCAGGCGCCTGGTTTCCGATTGCTGCCAAGAAAAATCTCCGCGCACAGGAAATCGCCATGGAAAACCGCTTGCCGGTCATTTATCTGGTGGATAGCGCGGGCGTTTATTTGCCGATGCAAGCCGAAGTTTTTGCAGATAAGGAACATTTCGGAAGAATTTTCAGGAACAATGCGCAAATGTCCGCAATGGGGATCGTGCAGATTTCCGCCATTATGGGCAGTTGTGTGGCCGGCGGGGCTTATTTACCCATCATGTCCGACGAAGCATTCATTGTAGAAGGAACCGGTTCCGTGTATCTGGCCGGACCCTATCTGGTGAAATCGTCCATTGGCGAAGATGTGGATTCCGAATCATTAGGCGGCGCTTCCATGCATTGCGAAATCTCCGGCGTAACCGACAACAAATTTCCGGACGATAAATCATGTCTGGACGCGATCAAGCGGCACATTGATAAAATAGGAAGGCCCGCTTCAACAGGTTTTGATAAAAAAACACCCATACAACCCAGGCGAAATCCCGAAGAAATTTATACACTTTTACCCACCGACAGACTGAAACCGTACGACATGCGCCAAATTCTGGAATGCATTGTAGACGATTCAGAACTTGACGAATACAAGCCCGATTATGGCAAAACATTGATTTGTGCTTACGCGCGCGTGGATGGTTGGGCTGTCGGAATTGTGGCCAATCAGCGCAAAGTGGTCAAATCGGGCAAAGGTGAAATGCAGATGGGCGGTGTTATTTATGGCGAATCGGCAGATAAGGCCGCAAGGTTTATTATGAATTGCAACCAGAAAAAAATTCCCCTCATCTTTTTCCATGACGTAACGGGCTTTATGGTAGGAAGTCGCGCAGAGCAAGGCGGGATCATCAAGGATGGCGCTAAAATGGTGAATGCCGTTGCCAATTCAGTTGTTCCGAAATTCACTTTTATCGTTGGCAACTCTTACGGCGCGGGCAACTATGCGATGTGCGGAAAAGCTTACGATCCGCGATTGATATTTGCCTGGCCCACAGCGCAAATGGCAGTGATGAGCGGCGCAACAGCCGCAAAAACGCTCTTGCAAGTGCAAACCGCAACATTAAAAGCAAAAGGCGAAACCATCACTCCCGAAGCTGAAAAAGCATTGCTGGACGAAATCACAGATCGTTATAACCAGGAATTATCACCTTACTATGCCGCGGCACGATTGTGGGTCGACGGCATCATTGATCCGGTCGAAACGCGGAAAATTATCTCTTTGGGCATTGCAGCAGCAGATCAGGCTCCGATCGAGAAGCCTTTTAATGTTGGGGTAATGCAGGTTTGATTTTACTAAACGTTAACATTATGTCTGAAAAAATAGCATTCCTGGGTTTAGGAAACCTCGGAACACCGATTGCAGAAAGTCTGATTAAAGCGGGTTACCAGCTAACCGTTTGGAATAGAACAGCTTCAAAAGCAGATCCTTTGGCCAGATTAGGCGCAAAAGTCGTTGAGAATGCGATAGACGCCATTGAGACAGGCGGAATCGTTATTTCTGTGCTTGCTGATGATACAGTGGTCGAAGAAATTTTCTCTATGGAACTGGCTGAAAAACTCGGCAAAGGCGGCATTCATATTTCCATGAGCACCATTTCACCTGAAACTTCCCGCCAGCTGAGCCAGATACATGACTGGTATGAAGCCACTTACATTGCCGCACCGATTTTTGCGAGGCCGGAAGCCGTAGTTGCCGGAGTAGGGAACATTGCCATCTCAGGAAAAGCGGCAGCAAAGGAAATCGCCAAGCCGATCTTGCAGGGTTTTGTGAAAGGCATTTATGATTTTGGCGAAGATCCGGGCGCGGCCAATGTGGTGAAGCTGGCTGGAAACTTCATGATCGCAGCGAGTTTGGAAATGATGGGAGAGGCTTTCACAATGGCCGAGAAAAACGGCATTTCCCGGCAAAGCATTTATGAAATGCTTACCCAGACATTGTTCGCAGCGCCGATATTTCAGAATTACGGAAAATTTGTTGCCAATAATGTTTACGAACCGGTTGCATTCAAGCTCGCATTAGGTCTCAAAGACATTAATCTTACACTACAAACGGCCTCAGATGTAAATGTGCCCATGCCAATGGCCGATCTGATCCGTAACCGGTTTATTTCTGCACTAGCCAAAAAGCGGAACAATCTGGACTGGAGCGCGCTGGCACAAGGCGCTTCCGATGACGCCGGGGCATAAAAAAAGGCTGCATTTGCAGCCTTTTTCACTTAATAGTAAGAATTAATTATTCTCACTAAATTCAAGTAACATCTCATCAGTTATATTATTCTTCTCTTTGAAGTCAGCAACAGTTTCGGTGAAAGAGGTATGGAGACCTTCTACGAGTTCAAGGTTTTTGTAAATGCCGTCGTAGATTTCACTTAGTGTTTTATCCAAACCTTGAACGTTCAAATTCATGTTCTCTGTTTCGATCTGACCAATTTTCTTGATAACTGCGGTCTCACTGTTTTTCAAGTCCTCTATTTCACGAAGGACCTTCTCCATGGTCTTATACTTTTCGATCTTATCCATAAGTCTTTAATATAGTTTCGCATTAACACCTAAAATATCATACCAAGTGTGCAAGTTTACCGGTAAATCCGGATCAAATTTTCCTTTATCCGGCATGACAAAGCGCATTTTAATTGGGATTTGGTTTGCGGTTTTATTGGTTTCAGGACCGTTTATTGCCGCTCAACCCACCGAAAAAGTATCAATCTGGAAGGGATTTGAGAAGGTGGAATTCACTTTTGAAAACAAAAATGCCTGGTTTGTAAAGCCGCAAAAGGCCATTGCCGGAAACCCCTGGGTGTGGCGCGCGCATTTCCCAACCTGGCATACAGAAATGGACAGTATTTTGCTTTCGCGCGGTTTCCACATTGCCTATATTAATACCAATGACATGTTTGCGCACCCAAAAGCCATGCAGGTTTGGGATGCTTTTTATGATTATCTGGTAAATCAAAAACAGTTTGCACCCAAAGTGGCGCTGGAAGGCGTAAGTCGCGGTGGATTGTATGTGTATGGCTGGGCAAAGCGCAATCCCGATAAGGTAAGCTGCATTTATGCCGAAGCGCCCGTTTGTGATCCCAAAAGCTGGCCGGGAGGAAGGGGAAAAGGGTTGGGATCAGAAAAAGACTGGGCTGTATGGTTAAAACTCTTCAATGTTACAGAGGATGAAGCAGCGAAGTTTACGGACATTCCTTTGAATGATCTCGTTGGGCTGGCATCTTATAAAGTCCCGATAATTCATGCTATTGGCCTGAAAGACAAGCATGTTCCGGCTGAGGAGAACAGCGATTTGTTGGTAAAAAACTACATGCAGCTGGGCGGGCCCATCAGCGTTTATCCGATGACGCGCGGCGAGCAGGAAATGGAAGGGCATCACTTTCCCATAGAGCATCCCGAATATTTTGCCAATTTTATTGAGCAGCATAGTGTTCCTGTACAAAAAAACCTCTCGCATATGCCTTATATTCAGGTTAATAAGGGTTTAGGCAATGCTTTTGAAAAATTCAGAAAAGAGAAAAAAGGCACAGTGGCATTCCTGGGCGGATCTATCACGCATAACCCTGGCTGGCGGGACAAAACAGCTCAATATTTGAAAGAACATTTCCCTGAAACTGACTTCACTTTCATTGCAGCCGGCATTCCGTCACTGGGGAGCACGCCGCATGCATTCCGGTTTGAACGCGATGTGTTGGCGAAGGGCACGCCCGATTTGCTTTTCCTGGAAGCAGCGGTGAATGACCGGGGAAATGGTTTTAGTGAAAAAGCGCAGATAAAAGGCTTGGAAGGCATATTAAGGCATTTGTATGCTGCAAATCCAAATGCGAACGCAGTATTAATGGCATTTGCAGAACCAGGTAAAAATGCGGATTACGAAAAAGGAAAAGAGCCGGTGGAAGTTGCAGTCCACGAGCGCGTTGCGAAGCATTATGGAACGGCCTACATTAACCTTGCAAAAGAAGTGTATGATCGGATCACAGCAGGCGAATTCTCCTGGAAATACGATTTTAAAGACCTGCATCCTTCGCCCTATGGTCAGGAAGTGTATTTTCAAACAATTAAAGAGCTACTCAAAACGGACAGCAGCGCCGCCACAAATGCGATCAAGCTGCCCGCGCCAATGGACAGGTTTTCCTACGAAAAAGGAAGCTATCACGAAGTCGCAGAAGCCAAGAATCTAAAAGGATTTACACTCAATCCCGACTGGAAGCCAGCAGACAAAACACCAACCAGGCCCGGCTTTGTAAATGTCCCAATGCTAGTTGGCGAACAGCCAAATGCGTCACTCGACTTTGAATTCAAGGGCCGGGGCGTAGGAATAGCCATCATCTCAGGCCCGGACGCAGGAAAAATAACGTACACCATCGACGGCAAAAAACCCCAAACCCTTGACTTTTTCACCCCATGGAGCAACCAGTTGCACTTACCCTGGTATCTGATGCTAAGCGACGAACTCTCCTCGGGCAAACACAAATTGCACTTAACCATTGCCAGCGAAAAGAACGAGAAGAGCACAGGGAATGCTTGTCGGATTGTTTATTTTTTAGTGAATGAATGAGCTCGTTTTTGTTCGAAATAGATATTACGTAACTTGGAAGTGATAAAATGAATTGGTATGAGCAAAAATGATCTTAAAACCAGCCTTCATGCGCTTATTGATAGCATTGAGGATTCTACTGTTTTGCAGGCATATCTGATTTTGCTTTCCCGGGAGGCGAAATCTCAAGAGGATTTTTGGCATAATTTGGATGACCAGACTAAATCTGCTATTAATGTAGGACTAGCTGACTTTGATGCTGGCCGCGATTCTGATTTCTTTGATTATATGAAGTCTTCGCATGGCATTGAACGTTAGATTGTCTGATAGAGCCAGAGGCGACATTGAAGAGATCTCAACTTATTTAGGAGAAAACTTTTCTGAAAAATCAAAAATTGATTTCTTGATTAGGCTGACTGATCAGCTCAAATTGATTAGTGAAATGCCATTTATTTTTAGAGCGTCCGCTACGAAAGCTGGCGTGAGAGAATGTGTTTTGAATAAGCACACAATCATCTATTATCAGGTCACGGACCAGCTTATAAAAGTTCTGACCATTCGAAATACAAAAAGAGACAACGCCTGATTAACTTTTCCCAGTCTGCGTTGTGTAAGTACTCTCAAAAATTTTATCAGCATTAGCCGCTTCGAAGCCATCGCGTCTGTGCTTTCTTGTGATTTCGGCTGGGGGGATGTTTTGGAAGTGGGGCAAGACTTTTCGTTCTGCGAACTCGACGTAGGAACCGGAGATTTCTAAATGTTCACCGTTTGCGAATTCTTCATGGATCATTTCGGCAACCGTTGCACTTTGGAGCAGGCCGCCATCCGGGCTGATTTTTATTTTTCCACCAGAAGTATTCAATCGAATGCCATTCTTTTCCAGAAATTCATTAAATGCCGCGACAGTGTTATAACCATCCGGCAGGTTATGTACGCTGATTGTGAAGTGATTGAGATAATATCTGTTGTAAATAACCCAGGCAGCATACTCACTTTCCTGCAAAAGCGATTTGTAATCAACCACGGTCGGTGTGCGCCATAACGGTCTGTGGAGAAATGCGTCTACCTCTTCGCCATTGTCCAGGTCCAGTGCGTCAACCGGATCGCTGGTTACTTCATCGGTGTAACTTTTGATAATGCGTTGGCTTTCTTCTGACAAATCATTCACCCGCAACTCACTGACGAAAATGCGCGGGTCGGTTTCCCTTGGCGGGCTATACCACCAGGCGTCCAACTTCTTGCCCTCAAAAAAATAATGGTCCCTTTTTTGATAACCGTAATGCAGGAAAATCTTTTCAAATGATTGAACCCCAAGATTTGGAACACCCATTGTCCGAAATGCAATGTGGTCATTTTCAATGTTATCGGCGCTGCTTACAATGTCTTCCGACGCCATAGCATTCAAAATCACGCCCACGTCTGGGACGCGTTCTTTGTAGCGGCGCATTAATCCGTTCAGAACAATGTCGAGTGTCTCAAGGTGGTGTGTTGAGCTCATATTTTAATCTTTTTGTTGATTATCAAATAGAAACGGAGCTTCGCGCCAATCTAGCCTTTTGACAATTCGGTTGACCTTGCTTGCGCGGCAATGATGCCGTTTTTCAATGTTTCATCCAAATGCCCGGCTTCAAATTGCCTTAATGCTGCCTCCGTCGTTCCTCCCTTCGAAGCAACTGCCTTAATCAGCTCATCCAGAGATTTGTCCGCCGTATTGATCAAATGAAAGGATCCCAGCATGGTTTGCTTTACTAATAATGCCGCCACAGACTCTTCAAAACCCATTTGCTTGCCCGCCTCGATCATGGCTTTCACCACATAGAAAAAATAAGCAGGCCCGCTGCCGCTTAATGCCGTAACCGCATTCAATTGATCCTCATCTTCCAAAAACACAGACCGGCCCGTTGCGTTGATCAGGTTTTCAATTTTTCTCAGCTGGTTAAGGTCCACTTCCGGCGACGCGGAATAAGCCGTAATGCCCATTCCAAGCATTGCAGGCGTGTTTGGCATGGCGCGGATTACTGCTTTATGATCAAGTGCATTTTGTATAATTTCAATGGTTACACCCGCCATAATGGACAGCACA
Coding sequences:
- a CDS encoding DUF1338 domain-containing protein; translation: MSSTHHLETLDIVLNGLMRRYKERVPDVGVILNAMASEDIVSSADNIENDHIAFRTMGVPNLGVQSFEKIFLHYGYQKRDHYFFEGKKLDAWWYSPPRETDPRIFVSELRVNDLSEESQRIIKSYTDEVTSDPVDALDLDNGEEVDAFLHRPLWRTPTVVDYKSLLQESEYAAWVIYNRYYLNHFTISVHNLPDGYNTVAAFNEFLEKNGIRLNTSGGKIKISPDGGLLQSATVAEMIHEEFANGEHLEISGSYVEFAERKVLPHFQNIPPAEITRKHRRDGFEAANADKIFESTYTTQTGKS
- the proC gene encoding pyrroline-5-carboxylate reductase; the protein is MKIAIIGCGNMGMAFARAFLKFDLVKNEDFLLVEKSEDRMESLNAFQPGVITGVIGPQISEYDLIILSVKPQDFTSVSTALREVVTPKQVVLSIMAGVTIEIIQNALDHKAVIRAMPNTPAMLGMGITAYSASPEVDLNQLRKIENLINATGRSVFLEDEDQLNAVTALSGSGPAYFFYVVKAMIEAGKQMGFEESVAALLVKQTMLGSFHLINTADKSLDELIKAVASKGGTTEAALRQFEAGHLDETLKNGIIAAQARSTELSKG